One genomic window of uncultured delta proteobacterium includes the following:
- a CDS encoding hypothetical protein (Evidence 5 : No homology to any previously reported sequences) has translation MPMKSGEAHQYTCPQSLVGGKKTPCIGKDCAAWRWAEPKWGSSDQRRGYCGLAGEQKYPLNPEHEHQ, from the coding sequence ATGCCCATGAAAAGCGGCGAAGCGCACCAGTACACCTGCCCGCAAAGCCTGGTCGGTGGGAAAAAGACTCCCTGTATAGGCAAAGATTGCGCCGCCTGGCGCTGGGCCGAGCCGAAATGGGGTTCTTCCGACCAGCGGCGCGGGTACTGCGGCCTGGCCGGGGAGCAAAAATACCCGCTGAACCCGGAACACGAACATCAATAA
- the metC gene encoding Cystathionine beta-lyase MetC — protein MDKKTAIIHCGVDRDPQTGAAGVPLYLASTYHQPDVAEHQEYAYSRVSNPTRGAVEKALAELEGGAAAFAFSSGMAAIASSFLLFRPGDHVLVADALYGGTFTALTKLFSNWGLEATFVDMTDLDAVKKAIRPATKCLYIETPSNPHLAITDLAGVAAIAREYGLLTMIDNTFATPYLQTPMEFGFDLVLHSATKFLNGHSDVLGGFIVARTPELAQRIHFLQVAFGAVLGVSDSWLLLRGLRTLAVRMEASQASAAVLAQKLSELPEVKAVFYPTLPGHPGRDIHMRQARGGGAVLSFELRDGAMAREFLRRVTLPLVAVSLGGVESIMSYPVTMSHGRMPEEERLRRGITDSLIRFSVGLEAPEDLLADITAALAACRS, from the coding sequence ATGGACAAGAAAACAGCGATCATTCATTGCGGCGTGGACCGCGACCCGCAGACGGGCGCGGCTGGCGTGCCGTTGTATCTCGCGTCCACCTACCACCAGCCGGACGTGGCCGAACACCAGGAATACGCCTATTCCCGCGTGAGCAACCCCACGCGCGGCGCGGTGGAAAAAGCCCTGGCCGAGCTTGAGGGCGGCGCGGCGGCGTTTGCCTTTTCCTCGGGCATGGCCGCCATCGCGTCATCGTTTCTGCTGTTCAGGCCGGGAGATCACGTCCTGGTCGCGGACGCCCTCTACGGGGGCACCTTCACGGCGCTGACCAAGCTGTTCAGCAACTGGGGCCTTGAAGCGACCTTTGTGGACATGACCGACCTCGACGCCGTCAAAAAGGCGATCCGCCCGGCGACGAAGTGCCTGTATATCGAAACGCCTTCCAATCCGCACCTTGCCATCACGGATCTTGCCGGGGTGGCGGCCATCGCCCGCGAGTACGGCCTGTTGACCATGATCGACAACACCTTTGCGACGCCGTACCTGCAGACACCCATGGAATTCGGGTTCGATCTTGTGCTGCACAGCGCGACCAAGTTTTTAAACGGGCACAGCGACGTGCTTGGCGGGTTCATCGTCGCGCGCACGCCGGAGCTGGCCCAACGGATTCATTTTCTCCAGGTCGCGTTCGGCGCGGTTCTGGGCGTTTCGGATTCCTGGCTCCTGTTGCGGGGGCTGCGCACCCTGGCCGTGCGGATGGAGGCGTCCCAGGCGAGCGCCGCCGTTCTGGCCCAAAAACTCTCCGAACTGCCGGAAGTAAAGGCCGTGTTTTACCCGACGCTGCCCGGCCATCCGGGCCGTGACATCCATATGCGCCAGGCGCGGGGCGGCGGGGCGGTTCTTTCCTTTGAGCTGAGGGACGGGGCAATGGCGCGGGAGTTCCTCCGCCGGGTCACGCTGCCCCTGGTCGCCGTCAGCCTTGGGGGCGTTGAGAGCATCATGAGTTACCCCGTGACCATGTCGCACGGCAGAATGCCCGAGGAAGAGCGGTTGCGCCGGGGCATCACCGACTCCCTGATCCGGTTCTCCGTCGGGCTGGAGGCCCCGGAGGACCTTCTGGCCGATATCACCGCCGCGCTTGCCGCGTGCCGTTCATAG
- a CDS encoding putative 2-hydroxypenta-2,4-dienoate hydratase (Evidence 3 : Function proposed based on presence of conserved amino acid motif, structural feature or limited homology), which translates to MKCRMKPRRFLMTLAVAAGLLFPAQAAFGINVAEEADTIFNAVASGKPIPLLDVPEAEKTEGNAYLIQEILHKKMMQASKDSIVGFKAGVTAEPQIKRFKAPSPASAPLFKSGLIPVTDTKKALTIKSFPGIMLETEIAFKTAKAIKKPVASKAELQGMIKSVHACIEIPRIYFADLSRVFFFDLTAAGVGTHKFIIGPPRDVKSIDLDGAAVVLTRGNETVNSGKGVDAMGGQWDALLWLVNNVVARNGGVEKDQYLLTGALGAMIPGKPGSYVATFPFEKISFTITEK; encoded by the coding sequence ATGAAGTGCCGCATGAAGCCCCGCCGTTTCCTTATGACGTTGGCGGTCGCCGCCGGTCTGCTCTTTCCCGCCCAGGCCGCGTTCGGCATAAACGTCGCGGAAGAAGCCGACACCATATTCAATGCCGTTGCTTCCGGCAAGCCCATTCCGCTTCTTGACGTGCCGGAAGCCGAAAAGACCGAAGGCAATGCCTATCTGATTCAGGAAATTTTGCATAAAAAAATGATGCAGGCCTCCAAGGACTCCATCGTGGGCTTCAAGGCGGGGGTGACGGCGGAGCCGCAGATCAAACGGTTCAAGGCCCCCTCCCCGGCGAGCGCCCCTTTGTTCAAAAGCGGGCTGATACCCGTGACGGACACCAAAAAGGCCCTGACGATCAAATCCTTCCCCGGCATCATGCTGGAAACGGAAATCGCCTTCAAGACCGCCAAAGCCATCAAGAAACCCGTTGCGAGCAAGGCCGAGTTGCAGGGCATGATTAAAAGCGTCCATGCCTGCATCGAAATCCCGCGCATTTATTTCGCGGATTTGTCCCGCGTATTTTTCTTCGATCTTACAGCGGCGGGGGTCGGAACGCATAAATTCATCATCGGCCCGCCCCGCGACGTCAAAAGCATCGACCTCGACGGCGCCGCCGTCGTCCTGACGCGCGGCAACGAAACCGTCAACAGCGGCAAGGGCGTGGATGCCATGGGCGGCCAGTGGGACGCGCTGCTGTGGCTTGTGAACAATGTCGTGGCCCGGAACGGCGGGGTGGAAAAAGACCAGTACCTCCTGACCGGCGCCCTTGGCGCGATGATCCCCGGCAAACCCGGCTCCTATGTGGCCACCTTCCCCTTTGAGAAAATATCGTTCACGATTACGGAAAAATAA
- a CDS encoding NADH:flavin oxidoreductase/NADH oxidase — protein sequence MQKLFSPCALGPLALRNPVAFLPFFTGYADARGMVTPPLVRHYKRMAASGAGLIVVEAAGLRHSASPYVIHAYAEEHVPGLASLAEVIHGQGGKAVLQICHPGRFAFAPGCPAPSAVAPFGNAAVTPKAMTEEDMARITEDFAESAAIAMKAGFDGVELHGGTGYLLASCLSPRTNIRDDAYGGSAENRARFPRRVCRAVREKVGDFPVGYRFMVREYLEGGLSLEEGLTAGRLIAEELRPAYFSVTAGTYECWAMLAREKEKFEPGYMLPEAEAVRNALRVPVIAAGLLQTGELCEKALETGMTDAIGLGRVLFADPDWLRKTSGESAEPARPCVQCDLCMKQVSTGKPVLCSRWKKAEREAVTDGVPKERFGKAAE from the coding sequence ATGCAAAAGCTCTTTTCCCCCTGCGCCCTCGGCCCGCTGGCCTTACGCAACCCGGTTGCCTTCTTGCCCTTTTTTACCGGATACGCCGACGCGCGCGGCATGGTCACGCCGCCTCTCGTGCGGCATTATAAACGGATGGCCGCATCCGGCGCGGGGCTGATCGTGGTGGAGGCCGCCGGCCTGCGTCACAGCGCGTCGCCGTATGTGATCCACGCCTATGCCGAGGAACATGTTCCCGGCCTGGCATCCCTCGCGGAGGTCATCCACGGCCAGGGCGGCAAGGCCGTTTTGCAGATCTGCCATCCCGGCCGCTTCGCCTTTGCTCCCGGTTGCCCGGCGCCGTCCGCCGTGGCTCCTTTCGGCAACGCGGCGGTTACTCCGAAGGCCATGACAGAGGAAGACATGGCCCGCATCACCGAGGACTTTGCCGAATCGGCGGCTATCGCCATGAAGGCCGGTTTTGACGGGGTGGAACTGCACGGCGGGACCGGGTACCTTCTGGCGTCCTGTCTCTCCCCCCGCACGAATATCCGGGATGACGCATACGGCGGCAGCGCGGAAAACCGCGCCCGTTTTCCGCGCCGCGTCTGCCGGGCCGTGCGGGAGAAAGTCGGCGACTTTCCCGTGGGGTACCGGTTCATGGTCAGGGAGTATCTTGAGGGGGGCCTGAGCCTGGAAGAGGGGCTCACCGCCGGGCGGCTTATCGCGGAAGAACTGCGGCCCGCATATTTTTCCGTGACGGCCGGGACCTATGAATGTTGGGCCATGCTGGCGCGGGAAAAGGAAAAATTTGAACCGGGCTATATGCTCCCGGAAGCGGAAGCCGTGCGTAACGCGCTGCGCGTGCCGGTCATCGCCGCCGGTTTGCTGCAAACCGGGGAACTTTGCGAAAAGGCCCTGGAAACAGGGATGACCGACGCCATCGGGCTTGGCCGCGTGCTGTTCGCGGACCCGGACTGGCTGCGCAAAACGTCCGGCGAGTCCGCCGAGCCTGCCCGGCCCTGCGTGCAGTGCGATCTGTGCATGAAACAGGTCAGCACCGGCAAGCCCGTTTTGTGCAGCCGCTGGAAGAAAGCGGAGAGAGAGGCGGTCACAGACGGCGTCCCGAAGGAACGCTTCGGGAAAGCGGCGGAATAA
- a CDS encoding putative Uncharacterized MFS-type transporter YwoG (Evidence 3 : Function proposed based on presence of conserved amino acid motif, structural feature or limited homology) → MSKKESSLVKKNENPNDSGEKHLMDRAAERVWTRDFILIWSAHFLLSLAFHATMPVFPVLLQDRFGLEGIAMGAAAASYTLSAILLRPPAGYLLDRFGRRSVYLPSYCLFALVFLLYPLASDAVAVTGARFLHGAVWGVVMGAANTAAVDLLPAKRRGEGIGYFGLAMICSMAAGPGIGLYCVEAFGFDVLFRGAFLLTLAGFAVVLPLRFPDIPRSDRPFALTALFEKTSLPASLAVLIFCVPFGAVNNYSGLFSRSIPGASAGVFFLCLAIGTGITRLFSGQLFDRGGPSRIMRSAYAILLAGCALMVASGLLPWGAVSFSAGGLCIGMGFGIAVPVIQAMVNALVSPQRRGAANSTMMTAFDLGICLGLLTTSHLYATVGVSGTYGVLCGCIVLSALVFFLFALPRYVKDLAGQGKT, encoded by the coding sequence ATGTCAAAAAAAGAATCTTCTCTCGTGAAAAAGAATGAAAACCCTAACGATTCCGGAGAGAAACATCTCATGGACAGGGCTGCCGAGCGGGTGTGGACAAGGGATTTCATCCTGATCTGGAGCGCGCATTTTCTGCTGAGTCTGGCCTTTCACGCAACCATGCCGGTCTTTCCCGTTCTGTTGCAGGACCGTTTCGGCCTCGAGGGCATCGCCATGGGCGCGGCGGCGGCAAGTTACACGCTCTCCGCCATCTTGCTCCGCCCGCCTGCCGGGTATTTGCTCGACCGTTTCGGCCGCAGGAGCGTGTACCTGCCGTCATATTGTCTGTTCGCCCTGGTTTTTCTTCTGTATCCGCTGGCATCGGACGCCGTTGCCGTCACCGGGGCGCGTTTCCTGCACGGCGCGGTCTGGGGCGTCGTCATGGGGGCCGCCAACACGGCGGCCGTCGACCTGCTGCCCGCTAAGCGGAGGGGGGAGGGGATAGGCTACTTCGGCCTGGCCATGATCTGCAGCATGGCCGCCGGGCCCGGCATAGGCCTGTACTGCGTGGAAGCGTTCGGGTTTGACGTCTTGTTCCGGGGCGCTTTTCTTCTGACCCTGGCGGGGTTCGCCGTGGTTCTGCCGTTGCGTTTCCCGGATATTCCGCGAAGCGACAGGCCCTTTGCCCTCACGGCCCTTTTTGAGAAAACAAGCCTGCCCGCGAGTTTGGCCGTGTTGATCTTCTGCGTGCCCTTCGGCGCGGTGAACAATTATTCCGGCCTGTTTTCCCGAAGCATTCCCGGCGCTTCGGCAGGGGTATTTTTTCTTTGTCTGGCGATCGGCACCGGCATTACCCGGCTTTTTTCCGGGCAACTGTTCGACCGCGGCGGCCCGTCGCGCATCATGCGTTCCGCGTACGCCATATTGCTGGCCGGTTGCGCGCTCATGGTCGCTTCCGGCCTGTTGCCGTGGGGGGCTGTCTCTTTCAGCGCGGGCGGGCTGTGCATCGGCATGGGCTTCGGCATCGCGGTTCCCGTGATCCAGGCCATGGTCAACGCCCTGGTTTCCCCCCAGCGCCGGGGAGCGGCCAATTCCACAATGATGACCGCCTTTGACCTGGGCATCTGCCTGGGGCTTTTGACCACGAGCCACCTGTACGCCACGGTCGGCGTTTCCGGAACCTACGGCGTTCTATGCGGTTGCATCGTTCTTTCCGCGTTGGTCTTTTTCCTTTTCGCCCTGCCTCGATATGTGAAAGACCTGGCCGGGCAAGGAAAAACCTGA
- a CDS encoding NADPH-dependent FMN reductase has protein sequence MKKHVLIVTGSPRRGGNSDLLADAFAKGALGAGHDVMRFSSAKDKVTGCIACDTCWSKGKPCSFDDGFDTLAPMLEQADTLVLCGPLYWFSFSAQLKAAIDKLYAYMKPQCPRKLTITESALLMCAEDTDMNAFNGPVATYNSILGYLGWQDRGMLLVPGVNAKGDILKTDALALAEKMGSEM, from the coding sequence ATGAAAAAACATGTTTTGATCGTGACCGGCAGCCCCCGCAGAGGCGGGAACAGCGACCTTCTCGCCGACGCCTTTGCCAAGGGCGCGCTAGGGGCTGGCCATGACGTCATGCGGTTTTCGAGCGCCAAAGACAAGGTAACCGGCTGCATCGCCTGCGATACCTGCTGGAGCAAGGGAAAGCCCTGTTCCTTTGACGACGGCTTTGACACGCTCGCCCCCATGCTGGAGCAGGCGGATACACTCGTGCTGTGCGGGCCGCTCTACTGGTTTTCCTTCAGTGCGCAGTTGAAAGCCGCCATCGACAAGCTGTACGCCTACATGAAGCCGCAATGCCCGCGCAAATTGACAATAACGGAGTCCGCGCTCCTGATGTGCGCCGAGGACACGGATATGAACGCCTTCAACGGCCCGGTCGCTACCTATAATTCCATTCTGGGATATCTCGGCTGGCAGGACAGGGGAATGCTGCTCGTGCCCGGCGTGAACGCGAAAGGCGATATCCTGAAAACGGACGCCCTTGCTCTCGCGGAAAAGATGGGGAGCGAAATGTAA
- the cysK gene encoding cysteine synthase A, O-acetylserine sulfhydrolase A subunit (Evidence 2a : Function of homologous gene experimentally demonstrated in an other organism; PubMedId : 2457575, 3062311, 3290198, 6302202, 8506346, 8774726, 9298646; Product type e : enzyme): protein MALFDSYAAIIGNTPMIRLQRAMGANAIVFGKIEGANPSSSVKIRGAAAMIRDAEERGLLKPGMRIIEPTSGNMGIALAALAAAKGYELTLVMPETVNVDRRRLLLSLGAKLILTSETTGMIGALRKVEEIARSKPDGYFRPRQFSNPVHVQVHEECTGPEIWNDTNGAIDVLVAGVGTGATLTGVARYIKKTKGKNITVVAVEPKRSPVISQHLAGEPLAPGPHKVQGLGAGFIPDILDVSLIDRVETTGNMDSMSFARTLAKEEGLMLGISSGAAGLAASRIAALPEFAGKTIVVILPDGAERYMRTQLFEGIEN from the coding sequence ATGGCACTTTTTGATTCCTATGCCGCCATCATCGGCAACACCCCCATGATCCGCCTGCAACGCGCCATGGGTGCAAACGCCATCGTCTTCGGCAAGATCGAAGGGGCCAACCCCTCGTCCTCCGTTAAGATCCGGGGGGCCGCGGCCATGATCCGGGACGCGGAGGAACGCGGCCTGCTCAAACCCGGCATGCGCATTATCGAGCCCACCAGCGGCAACATGGGCATCGCCCTCGCCGCGCTGGCTGCCGCCAAAGGGTATGAGCTGACCCTCGTCATGCCGGAAACCGTGAACGTGGACCGGCGGCGGCTGCTCCTGTCCCTGGGGGCCAAGCTGATCCTGACCTCCGAGACCACGGGCATGATCGGCGCGTTACGTAAGGTTGAGGAAATAGCCAGATCCAAGCCGGACGGGTATTTCAGGCCGCGCCAGTTCAGCAACCCGGTTCACGTCCAGGTTCACGAGGAATGCACCGGGCCGGAAATATGGAACGACACCAACGGCGCGATCGATGTGCTCGTCGCCGGCGTCGGAACCGGGGCCACATTGACGGGCGTTGCCCGCTACATCAAAAAGACAAAAGGGAAAAACATCACGGTGGTCGCCGTGGAACCCAAGCGCAGCCCCGTTATCAGCCAGCACTTGGCCGGGGAACCTCTGGCGCCCGGCCCGCACAAGGTTCAGGGGCTCGGCGCGGGGTTTATCCCGGATATCCTGGACGTCAGCCTGATCGACCGGGTGGAGACGACCGGAAACATGGACTCCATGTCCTTTGCCCGCACCCTGGCCAAGGAGGAAGGGCTCATGCTCGGCATCTCCTCGGGAGCCGCCGGGCTTGCCGCGTCGCGCATCGCCGCGTTGCCCGAATTCGCGGGGAAGACCATCGTCGTGATTTTGCCGGACGGCGCGGAACGGTACATGCGGACGCAGCTTTTTGAAGGCATAGAGAACTGA
- a CDS encoding MarC family membrane protein, with translation MLSSFNAKEIFSAFIVLFAVIDILGSIPIIFLLKARGQKVSAGKATVMSFALMALFFYSGEIILGLFHVDVQSFAVAGSIVIFLIGLEMLLDIEIFQNQGPMKEATLVPLVFPLIAGAGTFTTLLSLRAEYASANILAALILNMAWVYFVIRMADRIERILSKGGIYIIRKFFGVILIAIAVRLFTQNIRQLF, from the coding sequence ATGCTGAGCAGTTTCAACGCCAAGGAAATATTCAGCGCGTTCATCGTGCTGTTCGCCGTGATCGATATCCTCGGCTCCATTCCCATCATCTTCTTATTAAAAGCCAGGGGACAGAAAGTCAGCGCGGGCAAAGCCACGGTCATGTCCTTTGCCTTGATGGCGCTTTTTTTCTATTCCGGCGAGATCATCCTGGGGCTCTTCCATGTGGACGTCCAGTCCTTCGCCGTTGCCGGGTCCATCGTCATTTTTCTCATCGGCCTTGAAATGCTGCTGGATATTGAAATTTTCCAAAACCAGGGCCCCATGAAAGAAGCGACCCTCGTGCCGCTGGTCTTCCCCCTTATCGCCGGGGCGGGCACCTTCACCACCCTGCTTTCCCTGCGGGCGGAATACGCCAGCGCCAATATTCTGGCCGCGCTCATCCTCAATATGGCCTGGGTCTATTTCGTCATCAGGATGGCGGACCGCATCGAGCGGATCCTCAGCAAAGGGGGCATTTACATCATCCGGAAATTTTTCGGCGTGATCCTCATTGCCATTGCCGTCCGGCTGTTCACGCAGAACATCCGGCAGTTATTTTAA